In the Pseudomonadota bacterium genome, one interval contains:
- a CDS encoding tautomerase family protein, with translation MPEIYVHAIEGRSIEQKRGLVKDITDAVVRHFSVKPEAVMVQIIESPRSLKAKGGVLFSDQPPVKP, from the coding sequence ATGCCCGAAATCTATGTTCACGCCATCGAGGGGCGCAGCATCGAGCAGAAGCGCGGATTGGTGAAGGACATCACCGACGCCGTGGTGCGGCACTTCTCAGTGAAGCCGGAAGCGGTGATGGTGCAGATCATCGAATCGCCACGCAGCCTGAAGGCCAAGGGCGGCGTGCTCTTCAGCGACCAGCCGCCGGTAAAGCCGTAG
- a CDS encoding sel1 repeat family protein encodes MIALVVVLAILFAAAPATAADLKGAIEAYRKGDLMAAYQPFLEAAKAGDAEAAYYLGAIAYKDGMLPDAGKWFCLAAEQGFVTGEYDCGVVHYRGLGRPADPAAARAWFERAAGHGHLLAEANLGSMLLFGDIGKADIEAGLAWLGKAAERNEPHALYALALAAEQGLGQSRDLKRALDLHRKAAAAGHAEAQNALGTFLLYGNGVARDPKAAFEWFRRAAQQNNPAGAFNLGSMYLKGTGVAADRIEAYRWFATAGLYGNDQMINRVAGVLYTIEEEMSEADLKRAATLVPDWEDRRYREPPGLEPQTP; translated from the coding sequence ATGATCGCCTTGGTTGTCGTCCTCGCCATCCTGTTCGCGGCTGCGCCCGCGACCGCCGCCGATCTCAAAGGCGCCATCGAGGCTTATCGCAAGGGCGACCTCATGGCGGCTTATCAGCCGTTCCTGGAGGCCGCAAAGGCCGGCGACGCCGAGGCGGCCTATTACCTCGGCGCCATCGCCTACAAGGACGGCATGCTGCCCGATGCCGGCAAATGGTTCTGCCTCGCGGCGGAGCAGGGCTTCGTCACCGGCGAATATGATTGCGGCGTCGTCCACTATCGCGGCCTCGGCCGCCCGGCGGACCCGGCGGCCGCGCGGGCCTGGTTCGAACGTGCCGCCGGCCATGGGCATCTCCTGGCCGAGGCCAATCTCGGCTCGATGCTGCTCTTTGGGGATATCGGCAAGGCCGACATCGAGGCCGGTCTTGCCTGGCTCGGCAAGGCCGCCGAGAGAAACGAGCCGCATGCGCTCTATGCCTTGGCGCTGGCGGCCGAGCAGGGGTTGGGCCAGTCCCGCGACCTGAAGCGGGCACTCGACCTCCACCGCAAAGCCGCCGCGGCGGGCCATGCCGAGGCGCAAAACGCGCTCGGCACCTTTCTCCTCTACGGCAATGGCGTGGCCCGCGACCCGAAGGCAGCCTTCGAATGGTTCCGCCGGGCCGCGCAGCAGAACAATCCCGCCGGTGCCTTCAATCTCGGATCCATGTATCTGAAAGGCACGGGTGTGGCCGCCGACCGCATCGAAGCCTATCGCTGGTTCGCCACCGCCGGCCTCTACGGCAACGATCAGATGATCAACCGGGTTGCCGGCGTGCTCTACACAATCGAGGAGGAGATGTCGGAGGCGGATCTGAAACGCGCCGCGACCCTGGTGCCGGATTGGGAAGACCGCCGCTACCGCGAGCCCCCCGGCCTCGAGCCGCAGACGCCGTGA
- a CDS encoding acyl-CoA dehydrogenase family protein, whose product MDFDLSEEQLLLKETVERLIADHYGFQQRRRYAEEAKGWSQDLWARYAELGLLGLPFAERDGGIGGGPIETMIVMEALGRALALEPYLATVVLAGGLIRHGGNDRQRAALVPAIAQGTLVLAFAHGERHARYELAHVETKARKDGTHWVLDGEKSLVLHGDTADRLLVTARISGAPRDRRGIGLFLLDANAAGLVRRVYATVDGLRAAEIQLAGVNVSGDDVLGEPGAAFPLVERVVDEAMAALAAEAVGAMAALHELTLDYLKTRRQFGAAIGSFQVLQHRAVDMLMALEQARSMAMFATMMASEADAVERGKAMAAAKVQIGRSAKLIGQQAIQLHGGIGMTMEYSAGHYFKRLTMIDTLFGTADHHLARLAEAGGLIES is encoded by the coding sequence ATGGATTTCGATCTGAGCGAGGAGCAGCTTCTCCTGAAGGAAACCGTCGAGCGTCTGATCGCCGATCATTACGGCTTTCAGCAGCGCCGTCGCTACGCCGAGGAGGCCAAGGGCTGGAGCCAGGACCTATGGGCGCGCTATGCCGAGCTGGGTCTCTTGGGACTCCCCTTCGCCGAGCGGGATGGCGGAATCGGCGGCGGGCCGATCGAGACCATGATCGTCATGGAGGCCCTCGGCCGGGCGCTGGCGCTGGAGCCCTATCTGGCGACGGTGGTGCTCGCGGGCGGGCTCATCCGCCATGGCGGCAATGACCGCCAGCGCGCCGCACTGGTGCCGGCGATCGCCCAGGGCACGCTCGTGCTCGCCTTCGCCCATGGCGAGCGCCACGCCCGCTATGAGCTGGCCCATGTCGAGACCAAGGCGAGAAAAGACGGAACCCACTGGGTGCTGGATGGCGAGAAGAGCCTGGTGCTGCATGGCGATACCGCCGATCGCCTCCTGGTGACGGCCCGGATCTCTGGAGCACCCCGAGACCGCCGGGGCATCGGCCTGTTTCTCCTCGATGCCAACGCCGCCGGCCTCGTACGCCGGGTTTACGCCACCGTCGATGGGTTGCGCGCGGCCGAGATCCAGCTCGCCGGCGTCAACGTGTCCGGCGATGACGTGCTGGGAGAGCCCGGAGCCGCCTTTCCCCTGGTCGAGCGCGTCGTCGACGAGGCGATGGCGGCTCTCGCCGCCGAGGCGGTGGGCGCCATGGCGGCCTTGCACGAACTCACCCTCGACTATCTCAAGACCAGGCGCCAATTCGGCGCCGCGATCGGCAGCTTTCAGGTTCTTCAGCACCGCGCGGTCGACATGCTGATGGCGCTCGAGCAGGCCCGCAGCATGGCGATGTTCGCGACCATGATGGCCAGCGAAGCCGATGCCGTCGAACGTGGCAAGGCGATGGCTGCGGCCAAGGTGCAGATCGGCCGCTCCGCGAAGCTCATCGGCCAACAGGCGATCCAGCTCCATGGCGGCATCGGCATGACCATGGAGTACAGCGCCGGCCACTATTTCAAGCGGCTGACCATGATCGACACGCTCTTCGGCACCGCCGATCACCACTTGGCCCGGCTGGCGGAAGCCGGCGGCCTCATCGAATCCTGA